GAATAGAAAGTTTAATTGTCTCAAGTTCTCTACTAGCAGTTAGATAAACTCCAAAGATCAATATTTTTCATGCTATTTGTTGTGACGGTTAagactgagtgtcaacttgattaaattgaaggatgcaaaatattgttcctaggtgtgtctgtgagggtattgtcAAAGGAGTTTAAAATTTGTGCCAGTGGACTGTGAGAGGCAGACCCACTGTCAGTCATGGTGGGTACCATCTTATCAGCTGCCAGCATGACTAGAATgaagcaggcaggagaagatggcagaggagacttgctgagtcttctggccttcatctttctcccgtgatggatgcttcctgctctcaaAATCgtactccaagttcttcagcttttgaactcttggccttacaccagtggtttgccagggctctcaggcctttggccatagactgaaggctgcactgttgacTTCCCtccttttgaggttttgggactcaggcTGATCTGCCACTGGCTTCCTCACCCTccaacttgcagacagcctatggTAGGAATTTACCTTGTGGTCATGTCAGTCAATTCTCCTTATTAAACTCCCTCTCATGTACAAATATATTCCCCTGTTAACTCTGTCCCTATAGAGAGCCTTGACAAATACATCTTTCTAACAAGAAGCCAGAGAATAGATGCTTTCAAAGGAAACTTCTCTCAACTTAATAAAAAGGATAATAATGATAAcattaataaggaaaataaaaagttgctAAATTACATCATGTTTCTTGTCTATCAGATATTGTCCTTAGCACTTACAAAAACAATTTTCACTTTGTCCAATGAGAAATACcctcattttttatgtttattgaacacctactatgtacccacccCTATTACGTGGCCAGAGACATCAGTGACCAAAGCAGTGATAGGTTGTACTATTGTCctcttttacaaaagaaaaacacagaagcaCAGGGAGCTATTGAGTTGTGGAGCCACAATAGGAACCGAAAACATCTGACTCTAAATCTTCAGTTCTTATATGCTTCCTGGGAATATTTCTGGCCATGAAAACCAAAACTCTTTTCTAGACTCTGAACAATGTTTTCTCAGTACAGTCCTACATAAAGAATGATCTTTTTTTCAGTTCCTTCACTCTCTCCTTCATTGAAAAGTCCTATTTGTTCACACCTGTTTTGTTACATTATGATAAAGATGAGCCCCAAGTTAATTACATGTTATATATTAGTGTTGTTTTCATGAGAACATATGCTCATAAACTTGAATGTAATTACAAAACTCTTTGTTCACCCTATAGTATATCCAAAGGCAACTCTGTGAACTCCTGAATATTCCTGTCCTTTTGTTCaaatatctataaaattttaGGTTTCTATGTGTTTACCTCAAGTCTAAGCCTAAGACATGACATGCTAGAGACATGAGCGAAATCAGAACTAAACCAATACACTAATTCTCAGAGCTCAGAGACCACATCTAGAAGGACACACTAAAGGGATTAAAGGTGGGAAGGGAAGCACTTCTGGAGAAATGAGGAGAGTCCAGTGCCTTAGAGGAGGAGGACTGAGATGCCAGAGTCTCGGAGTCACCTGATTTGCCAGCTGGTTGATGTGTTTTATGTTTCAGGCCAGCAGAATTTACTGCTGAGTTATAAAATTAACCCACTTGCTTTGAGAAACTGGGCAAACATGATGGGCAATATGTGGACAGAACTAAAGAAAAGTGGTTGGAAAAAAGAATATGCTTACATAGGTGGAAAGAAATTTGGCAAAAATGAGCATAGAATTGGAGCAAACTATACCTTTGGCCTTCTATTTTTTTAGATGTGTCTTAAATAATGTGATAATTGTGTAGCCTTGTctagtgatttttcttttagattctcCTCACACACAAGAATATAGATGAATAATCATTTGCTTCTTGTTATCTCCATTCATTTTCCAAGTGAGAATGGGATCCATTTCTGTTTGATTTCCAAAATTTGGCATTTAATGTTCAAAGGGCTACTTTAGTTGGAAAACTTAAGACTTTGGATTTTCAGTCCTTGGTCAGATGTTTTTGCCTAATTGTGTTCTTTATGCATGGttataattctttcttttagCTATCAGAGATGTTGCCTTTAGTGAACTGACCCATTTTCTCCTTAGAATATCTTACCAGGGGTCCATAAGATACTTATGGGCAGAGACATCATCTTATCCTACCTCATTCCTTGGCATCTTAGCCCAGTCCTTATAGTTTTAGGAGGTCAGtcaatatttgtaaaaaaaaaaaagagtaatcatTATAACACTAGTGTAAATAATAGTAGCAATGCATACTAGATTTgtgatttgaaagaaaaatcaaaagataatttgtgaatttttcaaggttcttcatAAAAAGTTATCATTGAAAATTATGTGGAGTATTCAAAAAAGACCAACCATGATTGTAGGATCACTTTCAAGTATGGGTTTTTAATAATTAGAACATCTCAATGAGAAATAAGGACCTGGTTAAACTGGAAGACTCACTGTCTGCTTTTCTTTCAGTGGTCTTCAAGTACCTGCAGAGATACCTATcgtagtttctttttcttctcagacaataagaaaacaatctcaaTTTTACAACGTGTTCCATGGCCTTATTCCCATACTCTTAGCCTTTTTTCAACTTCATTCAGTGCCTTtgggaatcaacctaaatacttctttcaaaaaatcagtgatgCCATAAACTAATGGATGACATCTGTGTCATCTCTCCTGAATTTGAATTGTGGAATCAGACTTTGgaacaaattttttaataaagtatgtGAGCAAAAACATTGCTCTTTTCTCTAAAAGTAGCATTAGTACcaatgttataaaaatgaagattcaTCTTATTCAAAGAACTTGCCTTCTCTTCCCTCTAGTTACCTATTTGGACACTCTTTCACAACTTCTTTGCATCTTGGTATTCTATGAGAATAAATCCAGGCCAAGTTAATTTGGTTGGAAGAGATTTTTGCCCTGTAATATCTTGGCCTGTGAAAATATCCCCATGTGATGTACCCACAGTTTAACCTTTCCAATTGACTAAAACAGACTCGAGCACCACAGTCACATTTGGGATTATATGCTGAAGATGGCAAAGCCACAGAATAGAAGGTACTTAGGTCCCTGAGTCATGGTTTGGAGAATGGCCAACCAAAGTCATCTGAGCAGGAAGTCCTGGGCTGAGCTCTTATGGAAAGGAAAGGTGAATTTGCATATTGTTCTAACTACTAAtagttttctatttatctgttaCAGCAGCTAGCATCAACTTAACTGACAAATATCTTCTAAAATATATCCTGAAGGAGACtttccataaaaaaattaaattttaaactttggaaACAGCAAATACCCCTCAAAGATTTAAGGAGTAGCTAGGAGAGACACAGAACACTGGGCCTGGCTGACTTCTTCTCTTTAAATGGTGGATATGGAACCATCTTCAGCAAATCAGTTTCTTAATAACTGAACTCTGTCTTATTCACTATGTTATCTTCAACACCAAGCTTAGTATAATCATGCAAGAAATAATTTTCACTGAAacaatttctctgattttctctttctactgGATGGCATTCATGAGTGACCATGCTATTTTGCTTCATCTTGATGATATTTGCTAGAATTATAATACACAGTGGCTAATATTTCCATTCTACTCTTACTCAGCATCAATAATACCTACTGAGTTTATTGCTAAAACTCCTGGATATCTAGTTTCTTTATGGCTTATATGGCTCTGGGGAGGAAGTTGCAAGAGCAGTATAATTTTCAGCTTTTGCCTGGCATGCTATTAGACTCACAAGTATGACTTAATCTTTAAATTGCCCTCTCCTTTGCATAATAGGAAAACCTACCCTGGTGTCATACAGAGCTATTTATCTAAACCCATATTCTCCCTGATTCATACAGCtcacagcaatcaggcaaaacATACCATACTATCTTTTTGGGGTTATTGGCCCTTTGTCCCCCATATCATCAATCCTTCATTTTTTTTGGCCCTTGGTAAATAAAGACCAAATTCCAAGAATATGTGTGTAAACTGTAAAGAGTTGTGATGTCATTTTTCTACTCAGAAACCTAGGCTTAAAATCATTTAATGAAATTTAGGTAACAATAGTATAAAATCAGCATATCTATATAAGGATAGAGATCAGAAAGAATCAGTTTTTTtgtaaatcaaataaattttattatccCTTATTTTGATGATTAAAATAAACTCTTTATATAATTAAACAACTAGACTGTTCAAAGTTCTGAAATTGGCACAAAGATTTCATTAATAGATGAGTCTTCTGTTCAGAAATGTATTTTGCAAAAATTGATAACTTACTAGTTTATCtaatcaacacatttttattagattttagaGTTCATTTTAATCGTCGCATCCTGAGACTATGCATTATTTCTGAGCAAGCTGTTTTTCTTAGTCTATCCAACACTGGAAAAggagcattttttcctttgttcacttGAGATTCTATTGAGAAATTATCTATAACTTCTCTTCATATGGTGTTTTACTGTGCAAATTTGCTTTTCTGCCTCtaggttttcctttttaaattcaattttatattcaTGAAGGGATGTGAACAtggtaaaacaaatgaaatgtatAATGTTTTCATATAGCATTCACAAGaccagatttttctttctcatttcaatTTCCTAGAAGGTAAAAGTGGTCTGATTTTGCATCACAAtgcacaggaacagaaagaaaacacatgcaTATTTAATTATGATAAAAACATAAGAAGGATTACaaacttaaaaaggaaattaaaacatgaGATAaatgaaagtgagaaagaaaacattccaaAATATACATGATGCAGTGAAAGTAGTACTAAGTGGGAAATTTACAGTTGTAAAAGCATACACTTTTACAGCTTTTAGtataaatagaagaaattaaATCAACAACCTAACTTTAAACTCTAActacatagaaaataaagaacaaactaaacccaaagctaagagaaaaaaggaaataataaagacttgAGCAAAGTTAATGAAATAGAGCatggaaaaacaatagaaaaaattaacaaaattgagTTCGATTTGTGAAAAAATTTACAACTTCACtagattaatgaagaaaaaagaaaacgcaaataacaaaaatcagaaattagAAGCGATTACAACTTATGATGCTAAACACTAAGGCTCATAAGAGAGTCCTATAAACAAATTAAACACCAACAAATTAtataatctagaagaaatgaatcaaTTCCTAGGAACATACAGCCTATCAAgactaaatcatgaagaaataaaacatatgaaCCAATGTATTACTTATGAGGAGACTGAATTAATATTCAAAAACCTACCCaactctaccagaaaaaaaagccCATGATCATACGGTTTCACTGGAGAACTGTACCAGCCATTTAAAAAAGTATCATCAATTCCTCTCAATTTCTTCCAAAACACTGAAGAGATTTCCAATATCATTTCAGAGATTTACAATCATTCACAGATTCCCAATATCATTTCATAAGACTGTCATTACTCTGaaatcaaaaccagacaaggacactacaagaaacaaaaactgtAGGCTGAAATCCctgttgaatatttatttatgcaaAATTCCACAACAGAACGcaagcaaaccaaattcaatcgcacattaaaatgataatacgCTATGACCAAGTGAGACTTAGTTCTGGGATGCAAAGACAGCTCAATgtataaaaaaatcaatctaCATAACATACCACATTaacaaatgaaggagaaaatgcatgatcatctcaacagatgcagaaaaagcatttggcaaaattcaatCCCCTTTCATTATGAAAACCCTCAATGAAGTAGAAATGGATGGAAATGGCCTCAAAGTGATAAAGGCTGTATGTaaaaagcccacagctaacattgtACTCAATGGTGAAAAATGGAAAGCTTTTCCTTTAAGATCAGGAAAAAGTCAAGTTTGCCACTCTGACTGctgctattcaacataatacttgaagttctagctagaggaattaggcaaggaaaaaaaattaaaaggcatccATTAACAAACCTCTCAccggcgtggtggcttacacctataatcccagcactttgggaggccgaggtgggtggatcacgaggtcaagagatggagaccatcctggtcaacatggtgaaaccccgtctctactaaaaatacaaaaattagctgggcatggtggtgcgcgcctgtagttccagctactcgggaggctgaggcaggagaattgcttgaacccagaagtagaggttgcggtaagccgagatcatgccattgcactccagcctgggtaacaagagcgaaactccatctcaaaaaaaaaccaaaaactaaaaacctCTCACCTTTTCTTGTTGCCTCCCCTTCTACAGCCTCTGGTGGTAACTAGTCTTCTCTCTACTTTTATGACATTCACATATTTAGGTCCACATATCAGAGACATTATTCAGAATTTGTTATCTGTGCTTagcttatttcacataatataAAGTTTGCTAATTTTATCCAGGTTGTCATGAATGACAGTATTTCAATTCTCTTATGgatgaatagcattccattgtgtatatatatgacttaaaaaaaatcaatttatctgTTGATAGGCACAGCAGATAGGTTGcttttatatcttggctattatgactagtgctgcaatacaCATTGGAGTGAAGATATGTCTTTtacattctgattttatttcctttgcataaCTTATCAatctcagtaatggaattgttagatcatatggtagtACTGTTTCTAATTATTTGAGGACTATTCCTACTATTCTacataggagaaataagttctggtgttctctTGCACAGTAGGGTAACTATAGTTAGTAATAACATATTGTAGATCTTAATATAGCTAGAagaaaggattttgaatgttattacaaaaaaagacaagtgtttaagtgatggatatgctaactaCACTTGTTTGATTACTACACAATGTATACTTGCATCAAAATATCATACTCTACCACATAAGTATGTTCAATTAATAtgtgacaattaaaaataaaataaaacgttaAAAAGGAAACTATATGTAATTGGTAAATTATAGGACATGAGCatacatattgatttttttaagtttaataaaaAGTCTATCTGATGctatatttattgaacacatatcAATGCCTAATTACTAGAGATATTGCTGAGCCCTATGGAGGAAGCAGAAGTTTGCAGCTGGCACTGGAGTCACCCTTGCCCCTTCCAATTCTCTCAAGCTGAGACAGCATCAAGGTCACCCATTCTGGGAACACTGATGTTGGCTACATTTCCATTAGAGAACATAGTGCTGTCAGAATTCACTTCaatcttctttccttctcatcaCAGTGATTTGAACAATTGACTTAGGGTTCCTGTTGGAATTGTTCCATCTCTTGAGAACTGTCTTTAAGTTCATGATGTGCATTTTGGGTCATTAAATGAATGAGAGCCCTGCACCTTCTGCAGTGTCTCCTAGTGGAATTAGAACTTGAAACCTTCTGAATAGAGGCACAGATGAGATTCTGCACCCAAAGGGCTATTAAGAATGCAGAAACTCATCTGTGCCTCTATTCAGAAGGACAGGGGCTGTCTCCTTTTACCATGGTTGTGCTGGATTGGACTTCAATGGGTATTGACCCCTGCAGCTCATTAATCACCGGACAGGAAGGCTGGAAACAAAGTCAAGTTCCTACCATTGCTTCTgagactaaaacaaaaattgctgTCTCCAGCTGTTGCTGCATGGTAATCCATCACTGTGTCTCCTAGACATGGGGGCACTAATCTCTACTCTCTGCATCCCCCTAGATCTGCTAGATGTGCCTGGGCTGGGTTGAGGGCAGGGGAAGTAAAATCAAGTCCACAGTGGGATGTGGGTGGGGCAGGCAGCACTGTGCCACCTACCACACCCCTGCACAGCTCAGTCTAGATCTGCTGCTCAGTTCCCCAACATGCTAGAATATATAATGAACTAATAACTCCAAGATATAAAACAAGGTATGGCTATCGAGATTTCTAGGACAAGGTGACAGTACAGAGCCAAGTCATAAAAACTTTGCACTCTGAaaagataatggaaaaaaaatcaacaaaagaataaaagaggtCATAATATTTGAAATCTTTATGCTATTACAAAGACAGAGCTAGGTTtatgaaagaaggagaaaagtttatgaaagaaagaaaggaagaaagaaaggagggagggaggaagtagggagggagggaaggaaggaaggaaagaaagaaaagaaggaaggagggaagtcTCTGTGCTCAGTAATTGAGTTtggaatcatatatatatatatatatatatatatatatatatatatacacatatatgatgtTAATATGGCAGAAAGCAGTTTTTAGTAAATGGTTCTAAAATGATGAATTGGGaataaaggcagaaatcaatGTAAAATCTCATTCTATACCATAGATAATAGCAAAATCTTGGTGGAATGGAGACTTGACCATaagattagatttttaaataaagaagaggtGGCCTGGATTATAATTGTAAGCTCAATGAAAAATagctaaactacaaaaattacggTGGTTATTTTAATGTACAAATATTTCTAGCTTCTTTCTATTAAACAGAACATGGCTACAGAGACTTATCCTAGTAAGTTGATGGAATGGAGCCGAATCTTAGGATTTACTTACctagaaacaaaaaatgtaagaaaattatgtgaaataCGTAAAACACACAAACCAGCATCAAAGAATGGAAGGGgaataatatttgaaaagtgTTAGGACATTAATTAGAAGGGGGGGCAATGtgctggttaattttatgtgtcaacttgcctAGGCCAGGGTACCCAGATGTTTGGCTAAACATTCTTCAAGGTGTTTCTGGAAAGGTATGGTTTAGATCAGATTCACATTTAAATTAGTAGACTTTGAGTTAAGCAAACTATCCTCCATAATGTGGTTAGACTTCCCCCAATCAGTTGAGGGCCTTAATAGGGAAAGATATACCTCCTCTTCCGAAGAGGACATTCTGCCAGCAGACTACCTTTGGACTCCAATTGCCACTTTGACCAGGGTCTCTGGCCTGCCAGACTACCTTACAGATTTGAATCTGCCAAGATTGCACAATTATGTGagccagtttcttaaaataaatctctctctctacatCCTCTTTGTTCTGTTCTCTGGAGAAGCCTCAAATATACAGGCTGGGAAGCTATGCCATGTCCACCTCCTAAATTTCTTCATCCTCCTCTCTGGAGGACAGAATAAGACTACAAAGGACAAAATGTGTTGAACTTTTTCCAAGGCCCTGGGCAATTCCTAGTTTGAAAGCAGCAAATCCAAATGTTGAGTGTACAGCCTAAGGAAAGGATTCAAGAGTCCCCTCTACAGTTGCAGCGCTTCCCTCCCTGCTACCTCAGCAATTCCTACACTTCCTGGTGAAATATCTTCATGAAAATATGGTGCCTAACATAGGAATGCCTCTAAAATAATACCAAATTtgatatatttgaataaataagtcACTCTAGCGCTCAGGTAAAATGATACGATTCTTTAACTTTCCTCAGCTTTTCTGAAACTTCTCTTTTTTGCTACCTAGGCAGTGCTTTTACTATTAAGTGAAAGAGATGTCAAAATTATTATTCAAAGTGACACTGGAAATATTCTTCTATATGTTAATATTCAAAGTCTGATATTAGGGAAGAATCTGTGAAACTAAGATTGTACTGTGGAGAGTTTAATGCACCCTATTtacatgaggttttttttttatgatgacCATTGAGTTCCATGCCAAGACTGGCAGCTCTGCCTATCCCTTGGAGTCCCAAAGTATGTGGAAGGGGTGATTCTAAGGAGGGTAGACTGCTTTGCACAGTAGGCTCTAGGCAGGGGTACaactctctctgtttctgtaacTACCAATACTAAGGAGTCCTGCCCTGCCTGAAACTGGAGAGTGACTGTCTTTGTAAGGAAAGTAACAGGGTAAGAAAACAGGCTTATGACAACATTAGAATCTGTTCTTGCCAAAAAGTAGCCTTTTTTTGCAGCATAAAGATAAATCCCTAGAAGTGATCGGTTTTCAGCATAAATCAGATATTGGCCCTCCAGTCTTGGTGGCTACCCTTGTCAGCTTTGGCTGTCTTCCCTTTAGAGGTTTCCAGGAGCCCAAACATAAACTGGATTATTGTTTCTCTTTCCGTTTCCCTAAGTTAGTATTACATCATAGTCAATGGATGTTCAGGAAAACCTCTCTTGTTGATCTTTCTGAAACgtagaaattttatttcatttctgcttAGCACTTGTGTCATTTTGCTCATTTGGGAATTTACGAGATCAAAAGCACAACAGAGCAGAAAGCAGCTGTCCGAATGGGAAGGaagttgaaggaatgaatgaccAGGGTCCCATGCGGAATCAACCCCAGAGATGAAGGAAATGCTGGTGTTATGGGAGTGAATCCTGGAATGCTAAGAGCCAGGGAGAGAATGTGTCAGGCATGAGAATCAGTAAGTAAACATCATGTGTCTTCTATACTTCAATCTACACGTTTGTTCTCCTGTCTCAAGTATTGTTACAAGCCACCATTCCCTCACTGCATATCAATAGGACATTTATTTGAAATGAGGAGTGACCATTTTTCAGCCTCTCTACAGATGATGACAAAATCTAGTTTTTTAGGCCAGGAGGTCAGTTACTGAAAATAGGACATAGTTCCTAAGAATtttacagaaacacaaataatatTCTCACCTACAGCTGAGTGAAGAAAATAGGGAAATACCTACCATATTTTAACTCTTTACTCAATGGGAGGTACTATGGTAGGTACTTTAAACTGCATGGGTTCCTTTAATATTCTTAAGTAtctaaatattttgaactgattctatttatgagaaaactaaggttcaAAGAGATTAGGTTCCTTGATCAACATTGCACATATGTCCAagcagaataaaattttaatgtcaaATTCTTTAATGTAAATTACAGGTGATTTTGTCAGTTTTGTATTTGGAATCTCTGTGAAAATTGTTAAATTTCCTTTTACTCATGAATTACACAGAACTTTTTCTTACTCTCTGAATTTATATGGTACATGTTGTATTTTCAGCTGGTTCtgaccaatttttttctttaccgtATATTGTGAAAGAGATTATTTGATACAATTTCTTTTGTGAAGGAAGTTTATCAGTATGTTTATAATAATTCGGTTATTTTGGATCAATATAAGACTCCAGTGTTCATAAAATCTGGTAAAATTACCAATTACCAATATAAAAGAATTCTTATCATATCTACACCTACTAGAGGGCAGCAGTAAAACTAGTAAATGAATGATGTAACTTAATTAATGAAGTCAATAATTCCAGTAACCATTATATTAACAGtatgaatttaatattttcattgaatTAGTTATCTATTCTAGCCTAACAAATTAACAAAGTATCTTTGATAGTCAAGGttgtattaattaaaataatgatcaattataattataaattattaaatgccATGattcacaataaatatatatagcatattcATTTAATTTGTGACTACATCAATTCTATGAAATctatcctggaaaaaaaaatattgcagagAAGGAAAATCTATGCACAGAAAAAAtagcctccattttttttttttttccagatttcatCCTAATTCCTTTTTCTCTCGCTGCCTCCTCTTGTTGACACTTCCACCTACTCCAATATGGTCTCTGCTGATTATTTCCACCAAAACAGCTGTCACTACAGTTCCCAGTGCCATCTATTTTACCAATGTAGTGGGCAGTTTCAATCTACACCCTTTGTGAATCCAGTGACTTCTGTTCtaagcatgtttatttttaaaaatatgcttcatCACCTTTTCTCTGTCATGGCCATTGTCTCATACGGCCATTCCACCTCTGTTTTCATTGCAgctcttctctccccttccttaaAGGGTTGAAGGTTCTCAGAACAAAAGTTAAGTCCCTTTCTCCCTTTATATGCTTCTCCTCACATGAGCACCTCCATTTCTGGGTTTTCAGTTACCACATATGAATCTCCAGCAATTGCATTTCTTGCAAATTGCAAATTCATACAATCAATTGACAGTGCACATTTGATGTCACATAGGTGTTTACCTGTTAACTTATAAAGGATAACTGcattagtttttatttccttccataTCTTAGACTACTTTCTGCTGAAAGAAATTCATCGATCCTTCTTTTCATTATACTATTTAACATAATTGATAGTAAGTAAAATTACTATTTGTAGggatttttttctacaaaaatcaAAGGCACAGAAAGTAAAAACTGTATTTGTCATGTTTACCTAGATATCCTGAGGGCAGCATACAACCTGGCTTAGAAAAAGTCCATTTTTACTTATAACTTGAATACAATAGTGATGAGTAAATGACTTGCGCTAACTATACTTTAATCAGGTTGCATAATAAGGCTTAGGGTTTCATTTTAAAGACTAAACAAATACAGGAAGTTTTCTATagtaaaaatttattaaacaaggtaaaataaataaatataaaaaccatgTCTCTGTTATATAATTCACAATATAAAGGTGCGCATGCTATGTGAGCAAGAATAATTTAAGTTGtataaatagttaaataaatcaatacatcTACATGGTCATCTGTAAGGCATTAGAACCTGTGTAGCTGAACAGGATATTGTTTAATACTCATGAAAACATTAGACATATTTGATTCAGTTCATGTTCTGTTGTAACGTAAATAAgaatcttttcttcctcctcaatCTTCCTCACAAGTTTTTTGTTAAGAGAAGAATCTCATGATTTCTGTTCTGACAACCTCTCAGGCACAAGGgctgtatttcttttctgtgagATAGAGAATGATTCTTTGGAAGTATTTCCTTACAGTCAGTATGGAATCCTCATTCATTAGGAAAGTCTcttctacctccacctcctgcatcaCACAGGCTTCCAGATCATTCAGCTGCTGGTAGAGTTCAGTGTAGAATTTGTCtaaattaaagtttttatttagtcattcatAACTAGAGTTCAGTAGTCTCATCCCAAGCAGCAGGGTCTCATCCCAAGGAGCAGATGAGTCCTTTGTGCTAAAGAGGTTGAAGATCTGCTGGATCATCTCATGGACAGAGTTGGCTTGAGCCTTTTGGAACGGTTTGTCATCAAACTCCTCCTGGGGAAATTCAAAGTCATGTCTGTCCTTCAgacaggagaaaggagagattCTCCTCATTTGAGCCAGGAGGACTGTGGTCCTCCTGTTATCCAGGATGTGGGTCTGAGGCAGATCACAGCCCAGAAAACAGCTGCATAGCACTAGGGCCATCAGTAAAGTAAAGGGCAAGGCCATCGTAGATGTTACAGATGCTGCTGGGCTTCTTAAGATGGGTGACTCTGAACCCTAGGCTCTAGGTTCTCTGAAGAGCAACTTTGTGCATAGCCTTAAGTAGGGCACATACTAGTTTCAATTGTCTGAATGCCCCTCTATTTAACTTTCAtgttctcttttgctttctttatgCACTCTCTATGTGGGCTTATATCAGCATTTCTCAATCATGTTTTCTTTGATTattgcctttcctttccttgccTCCAGAGCTCTGTTAGATAATTTTTCCTAATTGATTCCCTCATGATAACACATATAtactgcatatttatt
The sequence above is a segment of the Saimiri boliviensis isolate mSaiBol1 chromosome 2, mSaiBol1.pri, whole genome shotgun sequence genome. Coding sequences within it:
- the LOC101033780 gene encoding LOW QUALITY PROTEIN: interferon alpha-5 (The sequence of the model RefSeq protein was modified relative to this genomic sequence to represent the inferred CDS: substituted 2 bases at 2 genomic stop codons), with product MALPFTLLMALVLCSCFLGCDLPQTHILDNRRTTVLLAQMRRISPFSCLKDRHDFEFPQEEFDDKPFQKAQANSVHEMIQQIFNLFSTKDSSAPWDETLLLGMRLLNSSYEXLNKNFNLDKFYTELYQQLNDLEACVMQEVEVEETFLMNEDSILTVRKYFQRIILYLTEKKYSPCAXEVVRTEIMRFFS